Proteins encoded together in one Streptomyces umbrinus window:
- a CDS encoding NAD(P)H-quinone oxidoreductase, with protein MRAITIPEPGGPEALVWDEVPDPVPGEGEVLVEVAASAVNRADLLQRQGFYDPPPGASPYPGLECSGRIAAVGAGVSGWAVGDEVCALLSGGGYAEKVAVPAGQLLPVPEGVGLDKAAALPEVTCTVWSNVFMISHLRPGETLLVHGGASGIGTMAIQLAKAVGAKVAVTAGSKEKLDFCAELGADVLINYREQDFVEEIKAATDGAGADVILDNMGAKYLDRNVKALAVNGRLAIIGMQGGIKGELNIATLLGKRGAVTATSLRARPAGEKAAIVAAVREHVWPLVSAGHVRPVVDRELPMSAAAAAHRVLEESGNIGKVLLTLP; from the coding sequence ATGCGAGCGATCACTATTCCTGAACCTGGTGGGCCCGAGGCGCTGGTGTGGGACGAGGTCCCGGATCCGGTGCCCGGAGAGGGCGAAGTGCTGGTCGAGGTGGCGGCGAGCGCGGTGAACCGTGCCGATCTGCTGCAGCGGCAGGGGTTCTACGATCCGCCGCCCGGCGCGTCCCCGTACCCAGGCCTCGAATGCTCCGGGCGGATCGCGGCGGTCGGTGCCGGGGTGTCGGGGTGGGCCGTCGGGGACGAGGTGTGTGCGCTGCTCTCGGGCGGCGGGTACGCCGAGAAGGTGGCCGTGCCGGCCGGGCAGTTGCTGCCCGTGCCGGAGGGGGTCGGGCTCGACAAGGCGGCCGCGCTGCCCGAGGTGACCTGCACGGTCTGGTCCAACGTCTTCATGATCTCCCACCTCCGCCCCGGCGAGACGCTGCTGGTGCACGGCGGGGCGAGCGGCATCGGCACCATGGCGATCCAGCTGGCCAAGGCCGTCGGCGCGAAGGTCGCCGTCACCGCGGGCAGCAAGGAGAAGCTGGACTTCTGCGCCGAGCTCGGCGCGGACGTGCTGATCAACTACCGCGAGCAGGACTTCGTCGAGGAGATCAAGGCCGCCACCGACGGGGCCGGCGCCGACGTCATCCTCGACAACATGGGCGCCAAGTACCTGGACCGCAACGTCAAGGCCCTCGCGGTCAACGGACGGCTCGCGATCATCGGCATGCAGGGCGGCATCAAGGGCGAGCTGAACATCGCGACGCTCCTGGGCAAGCGCGGCGCCGTCACCGCGACCTCGCTGCGCGCCCGTCCCGCCGGGGAGAAGGCGGCGATCGTCGCGGCCGTACGGGAGCATGTCTGGCCGCTGGTCTCCGCAGGTCACGTACGTCCGGTGGTCGACCGCGAGCTGCCGATGAGCGCCGCGGCCGCGGCGCACCGGGTGCTGGAGGAGAGCGGGAACATCGGGAAGGTGCTGCTCACGCTCCCGTAG